One genomic region from Lichenibacterium dinghuense encodes:
- a CDS encoding ATP-binding protein, with protein MPEGGLLYCVARDVTDQRAREAELAEVEGALRQAQKMEAVGQLTGGIAHDFNNLLTGIIGSLDLMQTRIDQGRTDTVSRYARAASASASRAAALTHRLLAFARRQPLDVAVVDADALVASLDELLRRTIGEAIRLEIVRADGLWRTLCDPHQLENAVLNLCINARDAMPGGGRITIQTANVCLDNAYARHHPEVTPGQFVRVSVTDTGTGMPPEVVAKAFEPFFTTKPAGRGTGLGLSMIYGFAKQSKGHAKIISEAGRGTTIELYLPRTQNEAGADVTEGASSSRRAESGETVLIVEDDPVVRDLVVEVLGDLGYRMLVAEDGPSGLQILRSGQRVDLLVSDVGLPDLDGRQMVERARAQRPTLKVLFITGYAENANFGVGARDPGTQLMTKPFAVDTLARRVREMIGP; from the coding sequence GTGCCCGAGGGCGGCCTGCTCTACTGCGTCGCCCGCGACGTGACCGACCAGCGCGCGCGCGAGGCGGAACTGGCCGAGGTCGAGGGCGCCCTGCGCCAAGCGCAGAAGATGGAAGCCGTGGGCCAGCTCACCGGTGGCATCGCGCACGACTTCAACAACCTGCTCACCGGCATCATCGGCTCGCTGGACCTGATGCAGACCCGCATCGACCAGGGGCGCACCGACACGGTCTCGCGATACGCTCGGGCGGCCTCCGCGTCGGCCAGCCGCGCCGCAGCTTTGACCCATCGCCTGCTCGCATTCGCGCGCCGGCAACCGCTCGACGTCGCGGTGGTCGACGCCGACGCGTTGGTCGCTTCGCTCGATGAGTTGCTGCGACGGACTATCGGCGAGGCGATCCGTCTGGAGATCGTCAGGGCCGACGGGCTGTGGCGGACGCTGTGTGACCCCCACCAACTCGAAAACGCCGTTCTCAATCTGTGTATCAATGCCCGCGACGCGATGCCGGGAGGAGGGCGCATCACCATCCAGACAGCCAACGTCTGTCTCGACAACGCCTATGCCCGGCACCATCCCGAGGTGACGCCTGGGCAGTTCGTCCGCGTGAGCGTTACCGACACCGGGACGGGCATGCCGCCCGAGGTCGTCGCCAAAGCTTTCGAGCCCTTCTTCACCACGAAACCCGCGGGCCGAGGCACGGGGCTCGGGCTGTCGATGATCTACGGCTTCGCCAAACAGTCGAAAGGGCACGCCAAGATCATCTCCGAAGCCGGGCGGGGCACTACCATCGAGCTCTACCTGCCTCGGACGCAGAACGAGGCAGGGGCTGACGTTACGGAAGGCGCGTCATCGTCGCGGCGCGCCGAGTCGGGCGAGACGGTGCTGATCGTCGAGGATGACCCCGTTGTGCGCGACCTCGTCGTCGAAGTGTTAGGGGATCTCGGCTATCGGATGCTGGTGGCGGAGGATGGGCCGTCCGGGCTGCAAATCCTGCGCTCGGGACAACGTGTCGACCTGCTCGTCAGCGACGTCGGTCTGCCGGATCTCGATGGACGGCAGATGGTCGAGCGGGCCCGCGCGCAGCGTCCCACCCTGAAGGTGCTGTTCATCACTGGTTATGCCGAGAACGCGAACTTCGGCGTCGGCGCGCGCGACCCCGGCACGCAGTTGATGACTAAACCTTTCGCCGTGGACACGCTCGCCCGGCGCGTGCGGGAGATGATCGGACCATGA
- a CDS encoding FitA-like ribbon-helix-helix domain-containing protein, protein MNVDQLSKLPGNAVTVRGLSPELKARLRVRAAHNARSMEAEARAILEAALSAPDDESTDLGAFARGLFAPLGGVDLELPARSAPRQPPQLSDADDVTTETTDASTVVASPAPEPVIDPPITPAPTSPRKRRQ, encoded by the coding sequence ATGAACGTCGACCAACTCTCCAAGCTGCCCGGCAATGCCGTGACCGTGCGCGGCCTCTCGCCCGAACTCAAGGCGCGGCTGCGCGTACGGGCCGCCCACAATGCACGCTCGATGGAGGCCGAGGCACGCGCCATCCTCGAAGCCGCCCTGTCCGCTCCCGACGACGAGAGCACAGATCTCGGCGCCTTCGCGCGCGGCCTTTTCGCTCCGCTCGGGGGCGTCGACCTCGAGCTGCCGGCACGCTCCGCACCACGGCAACCGCCTCAGCTCAGCGACGCGGATGATGTCACAACCGAGACAACTGATGCATCGACTGTGGTGGCGTCCCCTGCCCCGGAGCCGGTCATCGATCCGCCGATAACACCTGCCCCAACCAGCCCTCGGAAGCGCCGCCAGTGA
- a CDS encoding response regulator: MPDLLNSLETQESDDLTRDRRPAPSAPAPYHAAAAGKRVDLGFMAGGGEMGALMRGMDWSQTAFGPVAGWSQALRAAVSICLTTRFPIVLYYGPDLALIYNDAWRPVVGNKHPWSFGRAGREVWSEIWDIIGPMFQIVMDTGEATWSDDQLLPLNRFGYVEECYFYYSYSPIRGEGGHVEGIFTAVAETTPRVISDRRTQLLRDLAARALDAKTRADACAAAAEVLGSDLHDVPFAFIYLCDGRGRLDRAAAVGAGDSDAFAPARVSEDEPAGDPWKLRAVRLGGEACLIEGLDQRFPDLPRVPWPEAPSQAYVLPIASPSAGTVGVVVLGISARRRFDDRYRAFCEQAVASLSSAIASADAYQEERRRAERLAELDRAKTAFFSNVSHEFRTPLTLMLSPLEEVLSKATLNLPAEDRALVDVAHRNGLRLLRLVNGLLDFSRVEAGRANACFEPVDLAAFTAELASNFRSLCEGAGLDFSVECPALGESVHVDRDMWEKVVLNLLSNAFKYTFTGDIAVSVMRDGPCAVLSVADTGTGIAPDEVPKLFERFHRIEGARGRSFEGTGIGLALVQELVKLHQGSLEVESEPGRGSTFSVSLPFGRDHLPAEAVGAPRLGSSTAVRAEAFVEEARRWTVNAPPLDNGAAEALSGALDSGQGRVLLADDNDDMREHVRRLLARQGYTVEVVPDGQAALEAARHAAPDLVLTDVMMPRLDGFGLLAALRADAKLREVPVIMLSARAGDEAKVEGLDAGADDYLVKPFSARELLARIGANLQLARLRREAAEALRRANEKLESEVAARTAERDRIWQVSHDMLCIADGRGVFTSVNPAWTRVLGWSASDVVGRTSEWLEHPEDREKTRAEVARLAAGNTTLAFENRFRTKDDRYRTLS, translated from the coding sequence GTGCCCGATCTCCTCAACAGCCTCGAAACTCAAGAAAGCGACGACTTGACCCGCGATAGGCGGCCGGCGCCCTCCGCACCCGCCCCGTACCACGCTGCTGCGGCAGGCAAACGCGTCGACCTTGGCTTCATGGCCGGCGGCGGCGAGATGGGCGCGCTCATGCGCGGGATGGATTGGTCGCAAACGGCTTTCGGACCGGTCGCTGGCTGGTCGCAAGCCCTGCGAGCCGCGGTGAGCATCTGCCTCACCACGCGCTTCCCGATCGTGCTGTACTACGGGCCAGATCTCGCGCTGATCTACAATGACGCTTGGCGGCCGGTCGTCGGTAACAAGCACCCATGGTCCTTCGGCCGCGCCGGGCGGGAGGTCTGGTCGGAGATCTGGGACATCATCGGTCCCATGTTCCAGATCGTGATGGACACAGGCGAGGCGACCTGGTCCGACGATCAGCTGCTGCCGCTCAATCGGTTCGGCTACGTCGAAGAGTGTTACTTCTACTATTCCTATAGCCCGATCCGCGGCGAGGGCGGACACGTCGAGGGCATCTTCACCGCTGTCGCGGAGACGACCCCGCGCGTGATCTCGGACCGCCGAACACAGCTTCTGCGCGATCTCGCCGCGCGCGCGCTCGATGCCAAAACGCGCGCCGATGCCTGCGCGGCAGCCGCCGAGGTTCTGGGCAGCGATCTCCATGACGTGCCCTTCGCCTTCATCTACCTGTGCGACGGGCGAGGCCGGCTCGACCGCGCCGCGGCGGTCGGCGCGGGTGATTCCGATGCCTTTGCGCCGGCGCGCGTATCCGAGGACGAGCCGGCCGGCGACCCTTGGAAGCTCCGCGCCGTCCGGCTCGGTGGCGAGGCTTGCCTCATCGAGGGTCTCGACCAGCGCTTCCCCGACCTGCCGCGTGTCCCCTGGCCCGAAGCGCCGAGCCAAGCCTACGTGCTGCCGATCGCTTCGCCGAGCGCCGGGACGGTCGGCGTCGTCGTTCTGGGGATCAGCGCGCGCCGCCGCTTCGACGATCGCTACCGCGCCTTCTGCGAGCAGGCCGTAGCGAGTCTATCGTCCGCCATCGCCAGTGCCGACGCTTACCAGGAAGAGCGTCGCAGGGCGGAGCGGCTGGCCGAGTTGGATCGGGCCAAGACTGCCTTTTTCTCCAACGTCAGTCACGAATTCCGAACCCCTCTGACGCTGATGCTCAGCCCCTTGGAGGAAGTTCTATCGAAGGCAACGCTCAACCTGCCGGCCGAAGACCGCGCCCTGGTCGACGTCGCCCACCGCAACGGGCTGCGCCTGCTGCGGCTCGTCAACGGGCTGTTGGATTTTTCGCGCGTCGAGGCTGGCCGCGCCAACGCGTGTTTCGAGCCGGTCGACCTCGCCGCCTTCACGGCCGAGCTGGCCTCCAACTTCCGCTCTCTCTGCGAAGGGGCGGGCCTCGACTTCTCGGTCGAGTGCCCCGCGCTCGGCGAGTCGGTCCACGTCGATCGGGACATGTGGGAGAAGGTGGTGCTCAACCTCCTCTCCAATGCCTTCAAGTACACCTTCACGGGCGACATCGCGGTCAGCGTGATGCGGGACGGTCCCTGCGCCGTGCTGTCCGTGGCCGACACCGGCACCGGCATCGCCCCCGACGAGGTGCCCAAGCTGTTCGAGCGCTTCCATCGCATCGAGGGCGCGCGCGGTCGCAGCTTCGAGGGTACGGGCATCGGGCTGGCGCTGGTGCAGGAACTCGTCAAGCTTCACCAGGGCTCGCTGGAGGTGGAAAGCGAGCCGGGCCGGGGCAGCACCTTCTCGGTTTCCTTGCCGTTCGGACGCGATCACTTGCCTGCGGAAGCCGTCGGGGCGCCCCGCCTGGGCTCCTCGACCGCGGTGCGGGCGGAGGCTTTCGTCGAGGAAGCGCGTCGCTGGACGGTCAACGCCCCGCCGCTCGACAACGGCGCGGCGGAGGCGCTGTCCGGGGCTCTCGACAGCGGCCAGGGCCGGGTGCTTCTCGCCGACGACAATGACGATATGCGCGAGCATGTCCGTCGCCTCCTCGCGCGACAGGGCTACACCGTCGAGGTCGTGCCAGATGGTCAGGCCGCACTGGAGGCGGCCCGCCATGCCGCGCCGGATCTTGTCCTGACCGACGTCATGATGCCACGCTTGGACGGCTTCGGGCTGCTCGCGGCCCTGCGGGCTGACGCGAAGCTGCGCGAGGTGCCCGTCATCATGCTGTCGGCGCGGGCCGGCGACGAGGCCAAGGTGGAGGGGCTTGACGCGGGCGCGGACGACTACCTCGTCAAACCCTTCTCGGCGCGCGAACTCCTGGCCCGCATCGGCGCCAACCTTCAACTCGCCCGCCTCCGCCGCGAGGCCGCCGAAGCGCTCCGCCGCGCCAACGAGAAACTGGAAAGCGAGGTCGCGGCGCGCACGGCCGAGCGGGACCGCATCTGGCAGGTCAGCCACGACATGCTCTGCATCGCCGACGGCCGCGGCGTGTTCACCAGCGTCAACCCGGCCTGGACGCGCGTGCTCGGCTGGTCTGCCAGCGATGTCGTCGGGCGCACCTCCGAATGGCTGGAGCATCCCGAAGACCGGGAAAAGACCCGCGCCGAGGTCGCCCGCCTCGCGGCCGGCAACACGACGCTGGCCTTCGAGAACCGCTTCCGAACCAAGGATGACCGCTACCGGACCTTGTCCTAG
- the katG gene encoding catalase/peroxidase HPI: MNDMTVDKTNTESYPMEGKCPFGGDRIGGAQGARPTLDNWYPHRLRTEVLHQNGLAADPLGPDFDYAAEFNKIDLQALKADIKSFLTTSVPWWPSDYGNYGPQMIRMAWHAAGTYRIADGRGGAGTGMQRFAPVSSWWDNGNTDKSRRLLQPIKHKYGNALSWADLMVLTGNCALEIMGLPTYGFGGGRLDAWEADNATYWGPEVVDMGSLSDFEKMVSRDERWRGKNGDADYDLENPLAASHQALIYVNPEGSNADGIPLNSARDIRVTFTRMAMNDEETVALIAGGHAFGKSHGMVASKEIGAPPEMAPMEAMGLGWHNPKGEGHGKDTMTNGIEGSWTPNPTKWDNAYLENLFKYDWEQTKSPAGSLQWKPKDPDAPRTPDAHVPGKTHHLMMMTSDIALKVDPEYRKVCEKFLGDFDAFTQAFSKAWYKLTHRDMGPKHRYLGAEATIEDGLLWQDPLPERDYDLVGDAEIADLKARIAATGLSVSDLAFAAFSAAAPYRDSDKRGGANGGRLALAPQKDWAVNRRAAPVIEALRGVKANFDGSRTDGMRVSLADLIVLGGCVAVERAARDAGVEAAMPFTPGRVDTTQALTDVEMFTWLRPVVDGFRNFVGAEFADVARGVSPEEMFLDKANLLKLTVPEWVVLTGGLRALGANHDGSDLGVLTDRVGTLTTDFFRNLLDTEVVWEKADAEGMGFVGRDRASGAEKFRASRFDLVFGANAQLRSTADVYAGSDGQERFVRDFVRVWDKVMMLDRYDVKGHRRHAPMAA, from the coding sequence ATGAATGATATGACGGTCGACAAGACCAACACCGAGTCCTACCCGATGGAGGGCAAGTGCCCGTTCGGCGGCGACCGCATCGGCGGCGCCCAGGGCGCTCGCCCGACGCTCGACAACTGGTACCCGCACCGCCTGCGGACCGAGGTGCTGCACCAGAACGGCCTCGCGGCCGACCCGCTCGGGCCCGACTTCGACTACGCGGCCGAGTTCAACAAGATCGACCTCCAGGCCCTCAAGGCCGACATCAAGTCCTTCCTCACCACCTCCGTGCCGTGGTGGCCGTCCGACTACGGCAACTACGGCCCGCAGATGATCCGCATGGCCTGGCACGCGGCCGGCACCTACCGCATCGCCGACGGGCGCGGCGGCGCCGGCACCGGCATGCAGCGCTTCGCGCCGGTCTCGTCCTGGTGGGACAACGGCAACACCGACAAGTCGCGCCGCCTCCTGCAGCCCATCAAGCACAAATACGGCAATGCCCTGTCCTGGGCCGACCTGATGGTGCTGACCGGCAACTGCGCGCTGGAGATCATGGGCCTGCCGACCTACGGCTTCGGCGGCGGCCGGCTCGACGCCTGGGAGGCCGACAACGCCACCTACTGGGGACCCGAGGTCGTCGACATGGGCAGCCTGTCGGACTTCGAGAAGATGGTGAGCCGCGACGAGCGCTGGCGGGGGAAGAACGGCGACGCCGACTACGACCTTGAGAACCCGCTCGCCGCCTCGCACCAGGCGCTGATCTACGTCAACCCGGAGGGCTCCAACGCCGACGGCATCCCGCTCAACTCGGCCCGCGACATCCGCGTCACTTTCACGCGGATGGCGATGAACGACGAGGAGACCGTGGCGCTGATCGCGGGCGGCCACGCCTTCGGCAAGAGCCACGGCATGGTGGCCTCGAAGGAGATCGGCGCCCCGCCCGAGATGGCGCCCATGGAGGCCATGGGCCTCGGCTGGCACAACCCCAAGGGCGAGGGCCATGGCAAGGACACGATGACCAACGGCATCGAGGGCTCCTGGACGCCGAACCCGACCAAGTGGGACAACGCCTACCTGGAGAACCTGTTCAAGTACGACTGGGAACAGACGAAGAGCCCGGCCGGCTCGCTGCAATGGAAGCCGAAGGACCCGGACGCGCCGCGCACCCCCGACGCGCACGTTCCCGGCAAGACGCACCACCTCATGATGATGACCTCGGACATCGCGCTGAAGGTCGACCCCGAGTACCGCAAGGTGTGCGAGAAGTTCCTGGGCGACTTCGACGCCTTCACCCAGGCCTTTTCCAAGGCGTGGTACAAGCTGACCCACCGCGACATGGGCCCGAAGCACCGCTACCTCGGCGCCGAGGCGACGATCGAGGACGGGCTCCTGTGGCAGGACCCGCTGCCCGAGCGCGACTACGACCTCGTCGGCGACGCCGAGATCGCGGACCTCAAGGCGCGCATCGCCGCGACCGGCCTTTCCGTGTCGGACCTCGCCTTCGCGGCCTTCTCGGCGGCGGCGCCCTACCGCGACAGCGACAAGCGCGGCGGCGCCAACGGCGGCCGGCTGGCGCTCGCCCCGCAGAAGGACTGGGCGGTCAACCGGCGGGCCGCGCCGGTCATCGAGGCGCTTCGGGGCGTGAAGGCGAATTTCGATGGCTCGCGCACGGACGGGATGCGGGTGTCGCTGGCCGACCTCATCGTGCTCGGCGGCTGCGTCGCGGTGGAGCGGGCGGCGCGGGACGCCGGGGTCGAGGCCGCGATGCCGTTCACCCCGGGCCGGGTCGACACCACGCAGGCGCTGACCGACGTCGAGATGTTCACTTGGCTCAGGCCGGTGGTGGACGGGTTCCGCAACTTCGTCGGCGCGGAGTTCGCCGACGTGGCGCGGGGCGTGTCGCCCGAGGAGATGTTCCTCGACAAGGCGAACCTGCTCAAGCTGACTGTGCCCGAGTGGGTAGTGCTGACGGGGGGCCTGCGCGCGCTCGGCGCCAACCACGACGGCTCGGACCTCGGCGTGCTCACCGACCGCGTGGGCACGCTGACGACGGACTTCTTCCGCAACCTGCTCGACACCGAGGTCGTGTGGGAGAAGGCCGACGCGGAGGGGATGGGCTTCGTCGGCCGCGACCGGGCGAGCGGGGCGGAGAAGTTCCGCGCGTCGCGCTTCGACCTCGTGTTCGGCGCCAACGCGCAGCTGCGCTCGACCGCGGACGTCTACGCGGGCAGCGACGGCCAGGAGCGGTTCGTGCGCGACTTCGTCCGCGTGTGGGACAAGGTGATGATGCTGGACCGCTACGATGTGAAGGGCCACCGCCGCCACGCGCCCATGGCGGCCTGA
- a CDS encoding type II toxin-antitoxin system VapC family toxin: MIVLDTEVLAELLKPEPDPTVMAWLAVQRRGELYTTTVSEAEVAAALASLPKGRRRDALGQAVARLLGEGLGGRILPFDRAAAAAYGDLTPKRQAAGEAVTTAVGQVAAIAKARGARLVATREAAGYLAQGVKCVDPWAN, from the coding sequence GTGATCGTGCTCGACACCGAGGTGCTGGCCGAACTCCTCAAGCCCGAGCCGGATCCGACCGTGATGGCATGGCTGGCCGTTCAGCGACGAGGCGAGCTCTACACCACCACGGTCAGCGAAGCGGAGGTCGCGGCCGCCCTCGCCTCCCTGCCCAAGGGACGGCGCCGCGACGCCTTGGGCCAGGCCGTCGCTCGCCTGCTCGGGGAGGGCCTGGGCGGCCGCATCTTGCCCTTCGACCGCGCCGCGGCAGCGGCCTACGGAGATCTCACCCCGAAGCGGCAGGCTGCCGGTGAGGCGGTCACCACGGCCGTGGGGCAGGTCGCGGCCATCGCCAAGGCGCGCGGTGCCCGCCTGGTCGCCACCCGTGAGGCCGCTGGCTATCTCGCACAGGGAGTGAAGTGCGTCGACCCCTGGGCGAACTGA
- a CDS encoding alpha-galactosidase, whose product MTNVIVIRAGGQTLALGLPERGMPLILGLFEGVGADVSDGLPTLVQPPLRHNGVDGAPPEAALLPTGAFGFFGWPALSGHRDGRDWTLLFAGWGAEERPGAAVLRAVDEDAGLEIALHVAGTASGVWTMRSEVTNLARTPFALDRCMAGTMAVPRAADRLVAHDGGWGREFHAVEERLGLGAWLRESRRGRTSHDRSPTLFLREADGPAWGFHLGWSGNHVVCVDPLEDGRRLVHAGELFEPGEMRLEPGDAYASPALHWARAADLAAVAAAFRAHVRADVLRWPGGAMRPRPVTLNTWEGNHFNHDQNDLIRQAEAAAALGVERFVLDDGWFGRRDDVTSSLGDWAVDRRKYPDGLGPLVERVTALGMEFGLWFEPEMADPDSDLLRAHPDWALRVEGRPAPLSRHQLVLDLTRPEAADHVFAQMDAVLSAHPVRCIKWDMNRDLAAAAGEDGRAAAARQTRAAYALMDRLRAAHPEVEIESCASGGGRVDYGVLSRAHRVWLSDCTDALDRLAIQSGAALFLPPEVVGCHVSASPNHTTGRRHSLAFRATVAIDGHFGVELNPLELTDGEREELKDWIALHKRLRPLFHGRGALFRHPVVDGRHVHGVVGEAHAAVVVAQAGQMMRQGPDNIRVPGLPQGRWRIAALHPAEPAFTRSTRERDAVLRGEVAATADELAAVGLPLPPLRPESALVVELAAEPAK is encoded by the coding sequence ATGACGAATGTGATCGTGATCCGTGCCGGTGGTCAAACGCTGGCGCTGGGCCTGCCCGAGCGCGGCATGCCGCTCATCCTCGGCCTGTTCGAGGGAGTGGGTGCGGACGTGTCGGATGGGCTGCCCACCCTGGTTCAGCCCCCGCTGCGCCACAACGGCGTCGACGGCGCCCCGCCCGAGGCGGCGCTGCTGCCCACCGGCGCCTTCGGCTTCTTCGGCTGGCCCGCCCTCTCCGGCCACCGCGACGGCCGCGACTGGACGCTGCTGTTCGCGGGGTGGGGCGCCGAGGAGCGGCCCGGCGCGGCCGTGCTGCGCGCGGTGGACGAGGACGCCGGGCTGGAGATCGCGCTCCACGTCGCCGGCACGGCTTCGGGCGTCTGGACGATGCGCTCGGAGGTGACCAACCTCGCCCGCACGCCCTTCGCTCTCGACCGCTGCATGGCGGGCACGATGGCCGTGCCCCGCGCGGCGGACCGACTGGTGGCGCATGACGGCGGCTGGGGCCGCGAGTTCCACGCCGTCGAGGAGCGGCTCGGCCTCGGCGCCTGGCTGCGCGAGAGCCGCCGCGGCCGCACCTCGCACGACCGCTCGCCGACGCTGTTCCTGCGCGAGGCGGACGGCCCGGCCTGGGGCTTCCACCTCGGCTGGAGCGGCAACCATGTCGTCTGCGTCGATCCGCTGGAGGACGGGCGGCGCCTCGTCCACGCCGGCGAGCTGTTCGAGCCGGGCGAGATGCGCCTCGAGCCGGGCGACGCTTATGCGAGCCCGGCGCTGCACTGGGCGCGGGCGGCGGACCTCGCCGCCGTCGCGGCCGCGTTCCGGGCCCACGTGCGCGCCGACGTGCTGCGCTGGCCGGGCGGGGCGATGCGGCCGCGGCCCGTGACCCTGAACACCTGGGAGGGCAACCACTTCAACCACGACCAGAACGACCTCATCCGCCAAGCCGAGGCCGCGGCGGCGCTCGGCGTCGAGCGCTTCGTTCTCGACGACGGCTGGTTCGGGCGCCGCGACGACGTCACCTCCTCGCTCGGCGACTGGGCGGTCGACCGGCGCAAGTATCCGGACGGGCTCGGGCCGCTCGTCGAGCGCGTGACGGCGCTCGGCATGGAGTTCGGCCTCTGGTTCGAGCCCGAGATGGCCGACCCCGACAGCGACCTGCTGCGCGCCCACCCCGACTGGGCGCTCAGGGTCGAGGGGCGGCCGGCGCCGCTGTCGCGCCACCAGCTCGTGCTCGACCTGACCCGGCCCGAGGCGGCCGACCACGTCTTCGCGCAGATGGACGCCGTGCTCTCCGCCCATCCGGTGCGCTGCATCAAGTGGGACATGAATCGCGACCTCGCGGCCGCGGCGGGCGAGGACGGTCGCGCCGCGGCCGCGCGCCAAACCCGCGCCGCCTACGCGCTGATGGACCGCCTGCGCGCCGCCCACCCGGAGGTCGAGATCGAGAGCTGCGCGTCGGGCGGGGGCCGCGTCGACTACGGCGTCCTGTCGCGCGCGCACCGCGTCTGGCTGTCGGACTGCACGGACGCGCTCGACCGCCTCGCCATCCAGTCCGGCGCGGCGCTGTTCCTGCCGCCGGAGGTGGTCGGCTGTCACGTGTCGGCATCGCCCAACCACACCACCGGCCGTCGGCACAGCCTCGCCTTCCGCGCCACCGTGGCCATCGACGGTCATTTCGGCGTCGAGCTGAACCCGCTGGAGCTGACCGACGGCGAGCGCGAGGAGTTGAAGGATTGGATTGCACTCCACAAGCGGCTGCGCCCGCTGTTCCACGGGCGGGGCGCGCTGTTCCGGCACCCGGTCGTTGACGGGCGCCACGTCCATGGCGTGGTCGGTGAGGCTCATGCCGCCGTGGTTGTGGCCCAGGCCGGGCAGATGATGCGGCAGGGGCCCGACAACATCCGCGTGCCCGGCCTGCCGCAGGGCCGCTGGCGCATCGCCGCCCTGCACCCGGCGGAGCCGGCCTTCACGCGCTCGACGCGCGAGCGCGACGCCGTGCTGCGCGGCGAGGTCGCCGCGACGGCGGACGAACTCGCGGCGGTCGGCCTGCCCCTGCCGCCGTTGAGGCCCGAGTCGGCCTTGGTCGTGGAACTCGCGGCCGAACCGGCGAAGTGA
- a CDS encoding tyrosine-type recombinase/integrase, translating into MTSLPLAGRPSSPLPAPDLAVDPEAIRARLEDHAREAAGAFAPNTVRALAADSRVFSAWCAGQGRDALPAAPETVAAFVDAMAEVKAPATVRRYCASIASMHRAAGLAPPTATQPVKLALRRMARAKGGRQRQAEPLNRPTLDRMLAAAGQGGEPTAIALRDAALAAVAYDTLLRRSELVSLYIEDLAPASDEGATILVRKSKTDQGGEGTVKFLALDTARAVRAYLDAIGAPTKGPLFRPVTRWGRAGETALESQEVPRLFRKLASAAGVRTPRPHSGHSTRVGAAQDMLAAGLELGEVMQAGSWKTVAMVARYGERLLARRGAARKLAVLQNRA; encoded by the coding sequence ATGACGTCCCTTCCGCTAGCCGGCCGCCCATCGTCACCGCTCCCGGCCCCGGACCTCGCCGTCGACCCCGAGGCGATCAGGGCCCGGCTCGAGGACCATGCGCGCGAGGCCGCCGGCGCCTTCGCACCCAACACCGTGCGCGCGCTCGCCGCCGACAGCCGCGTGTTCTCGGCCTGGTGCGCGGGGCAGGGGAGGGACGCGCTGCCCGCGGCGCCCGAGACGGTCGCCGCCTTCGTCGACGCCATGGCCGAGGTGAAGGCACCGGCGACGGTGCGCCGCTACTGTGCCTCGATCGCCTCCATGCACCGGGCTGCCGGGCTCGCCCCGCCGACCGCGACCCAACCGGTCAAGCTCGCGCTACGGCGCATGGCGCGCGCCAAGGGCGGCCGCCAGCGCCAGGCGGAGCCACTGAACCGGCCCACCCTCGATCGCATGCTCGCCGCGGCGGGGCAGGGGGGCGAGCCGACCGCGATCGCGCTCCGCGACGCCGCACTAGCGGCCGTCGCCTACGACACACTGCTCCGGCGCTCGGAACTCGTGTCTCTCTACATAGAGGATCTCGCGCCGGCCTCGGACGAGGGCGCCACGATCCTGGTGCGCAAGTCCAAGACAGACCAAGGCGGCGAGGGCACGGTGAAGTTCCTGGCCCTCGACACGGCACGGGCCGTGCGCGCCTACCTCGACGCGATCGGGGCGCCGACGAAGGGTCCGCTGTTCCGGCCCGTGACGCGATGGGGCAGGGCGGGCGAGACTGCGCTGGAGTCGCAGGAGGTTCCCAGGCTCTTTCGCAAGCTGGCCTCCGCTGCCGGGGTGAGGACGCCGCGGCCGCACTCGGGCCACTCGACGCGGGTCGGGGCCGCCCAGGATATGCTGGCCGCCGGCCTCGAACTTGGCGAGGTGATGCAGGCGGGGAGTTGGAAAACCGTCGCCATGGTGGCGCGCTACGGCGAGCGCCTGCTCGCCCGGCGCGGCGCTGCCCGCAAGCTCGCCGTACTGCAAAACAGAGCTTGA
- a CDS encoding diguanylate cyclase produces the protein MRASATATEAAAILSSSGAARAASTLRPARRSSASAALSLLAHTKARSETEHRILTENAIDVVMRLDASLRRTYVSASSRTVMGYEPSELLDGSPRDTVVPEDWAIVAAWLDGVRSSGTSGETVFRVRRKDGTALWVEGRCRTLPSGAGYMTVLRDVSGRKAAEERTAVLADELARLANSDGLTGLANRRRFDAALMVETECSVTSGRPLSLLLLDVDQFKAFNDHYGHQQGDC, from the coding sequence ATGCGCGCCTCCGCCACCGCCACCGAGGCCGCCGCGATCCTGTCCTCGTCCGGCGCCGCGCGGGCGGCGTCGACGCTCCGCCCGGCGCGGCGTAGCAGCGCTTCCGCGGCCCTGAGCCTGCTGGCTCACACGAAGGCGCGAAGCGAGACCGAGCACCGTATCCTGACGGAGAACGCCATCGACGTGGTGATGCGCCTCGATGCTTCGCTGCGCCGAACCTACGTCTCCGCGTCCAGCCGCACTGTGATGGGCTACGAGCCTTCAGAACTGCTCGACGGCAGCCCGCGCGACACCGTGGTCCCTGAGGACTGGGCTATCGTCGCGGCTTGGCTCGACGGAGTCCGCAGCAGCGGCACGAGCGGGGAGACCGTCTTCCGCGTGCGCCGGAAGGATGGGACCGCGCTCTGGGTCGAGGGTCGTTGCCGGACCCTGCCAAGCGGCGCCGGCTATATGACGGTGCTGCGAGACGTGAGCGGACGCAAGGCGGCCGAGGAGCGCACTGCGGTCCTCGCCGACGAATTGGCCCGCCTCGCCAATAGCGACGGCCTGACCGGGCTCGCGAACCGTCGTCGCTTCGATGCCGCGCTTATGGTCGAGACGGAATGCTCCGTCACGAGCGGTCGCCCCTTGTCGCTGCTGCTGCTCGACGTCGACCAATTCAAGGCGTTCAACGACCATTACGGGCATCAGCAGGGCGACTGTTAA